The DNA segment GTCATCATCACCTTTCAGTGTTGTGTATCCAAGAAAGGCGATCAAACCAATGCAAAACAGTTTCTTCAGTctagcgcagaagtcctccaacACCCTGCGGCTTTTCTGCTCATAATTCAGAATGATCTCCAGCACGGACTCTCCAGAAAAGTTATATCCTGTTACGGCATTATACAGAACGTGCAAGTTTTTGTCACCGTCTGCCCTAGCGAAGTGCTTCAGGAACTCGTTCTTCCTGACTTCTCTGAATTTAGGCTTCGCATTAAGGACATCCATAAATTTGCGGAACTGGTTGGTCATGTTCTCCTCCACTGAGAAATAGGTGGCATCTACCCCACTTTTCTTGATCTCCTCAGTTATCTGCTGGATCTCCTCAGAGACGACTTCCAGGTGATCTCGTACCTTCTGGAACTGCTCCTTCATGTACACGGCCTCTTTACTTTCCACATTATCCAAAGCCAGCTTCACAATAGGAGCTGCGATTGAGAAAACAGGGAACAAATCTCCAGCAATGCTGGCCACCACTTCTGCGCCCTGCTCAAACACTTCCATGACAGTCTCGACAACATCCTTCTTCTGTGCAACAAGCTTTTGTAGCTGCTCGGCCATCCTTCAAGTGTTTCAATACCAAAAATGTCTCTGTGAAAAATAAGATACACAATAGTTTTTAGTCCAGCATGATACTGATGTTAAAGCTGTTTTAATAAAATGGCCATTATTTACTAAAATCTGCTTGTGCAATTTTACAAATTGTGTGTGTTCTTTGTTGGCATATTGCTGGTCATTTACTAAGAATAATTGTACAAATAGCCACACGTCCAAATAGGCTGGACACGCATATTAAAAGAAGGCTTTTGTGGTTGCTCTTCTCACAAAACACTAAGGGGTTTCGAGAATGATGATTGATATGCAAAACACCATACTGAATTTGCACACACAGTTACCATTTATGAAGTTGATTTTTGAATTGATGAAGTACTTTGTAGGTGCAATTTAAACTATTTGCACAACTATTTGCACAGGCACTGCcctttattttacacatttttatggaAGCCCACCCAAAATTACAAATTTATTGAGGTAAACCTACAAAAACTGATAAAGCACACTATTATACGTATCTGAAAAATGCAATCTTCAGTAGACTATCTTAGTAGATCAGCTTAGACATATTTGCACgtgctattaaaggaatatttcaggttcaatacaagttaagctcaatcgacagcatttgtggcataatgctgattatcacaaaaatgtatttagagtcGTCCCAgagagtcacatgacgccatgcgacactttgctagttttaatactttttatgatatAAACagatgagattcgatacactctgttcaattactgttctaggaggacaatgtgtcaaagaattcaaaatcctcgggctctggagacattaaaagacacttacgtgcctGATACCCCTGAGAATGCCATGGACCAGGGAGCTGATTTGGTCAGAAAGTttcgggaaatgcggcgagaaatgttgaacatgtcagcaatgctgatgaaggtcattgctgacttggaggatcttgctgtgatatgtcgatcgatcactgccatggaagtgaaatttactgatgtggtcacaagagtgggggatgtcgagaaatggatcaattatctggagtcatccgaaagggaattatctgctaatccgctagggACCAAGGTGGGTTTGGAGCGTGTCtgagagaagttggaggacatggaaaaccatagccggcagaataatgtccgtattgtgagagtcccggagggagtagagggacagaatatggtggaattccttgacaggctctttccgagtctgcttgacatagcaggccataagctggaaatcaagcaggatcacagagttctggctcgaCGATCAACTGAGGGAGACAGTCCCCGATGAaaatctggccaaatttctgagatctggtgttacgtgaggcaaggagtaaaggaaggctttcttggaagaaccacagcattttcttgttcccagattttgcgaactcgacaagagagaaacgcgatcgattcaaggaatgcaagaaacttttacatcaacggaagttcattttgcactgatattcccagccaaattgagaatagatgccaaggatggccgtaaaacattcacatgcccacagcaagcgatattCCTCAAAGTTAATGGAGTGAGTGAGTCGGTGTTGTACTCACATTGCCGACgggtggaccgactcactgaaaattcgcttgactgtttgaagattctgcacgctctttttgtgctggttccgcctagcggctggagtttattttgtagagctaCATCGAgggggccagctcactgaacatctgtttgacagtttgaggaacctgcaaatgttttgtgtgctggtgccgcctatcagctggagtttattttgtggagtatttcttgcaaagtcattggagtgagtaagccatttgcttgtactcatgttgcagccgaatggaccggctcactgaacattcgtttgactgtctgaagaatctgCGCGCTCATTtcgtgttggttccgcctagcggctggagtttatttagtaGAATAATACACATTTAGGACAGtgttatggatgaagctacatgctcattgtgtttattctgcctattggctggagtttgttttataggttatcttttgctgtgtaattgtgTCTCACAGAATTTGTAAAgaatcaccggacttgagcaatccaacggcaaagttgttgtggagGTTCTTGAAGGCATGCAtgtactgtttgagtttggagggatggatgccagttggcactgttgtgcgcggggttaatgtgcatgtttttttgtttttttctgtttgtttggttctgggaaATGTTCGGGGTTGGAcagttgcactaatgttggaatgtgatctttataatcctgtttttgacacacaatctattttttcttacatgtcaaaatgacaaatgttaatatgagtggattgtctctctccacgtggaatgtgaatgggttggggcaccccacaaatagaaggttatttcttttcttaagtgtaagaaatatgatatagtgcttcttcaagaaacgcacctttcccagcaggaagctgaaatatttggaaagatatggggtgggcatttttttttatagtgctggctcgagtaagagcaggggagtcattacattgataagttaacatctacaattcaaatgtctcaaacagagtaaagataaattaggaagagtcattatagttttagctgaaattcagggacaaagtcttattttggcaaatatttatgcacctaacgttgatgattagggcttttttataCATCCCTTccaatgttgcaagccgctggcacccctcatgatataatatatgGAGGAGatattaatcttttgatggactcagtccttgaacatagcgaagcaaaagtgtgaaagcaccctagagcaaaaatcttggtcttacagatatttggagacttatgaacccatctggtagggattataaatttttttcagtccataagatttactctaggatagattttgtttttatatatatctaagtccctcatttcatctgattgctcaactggaaacattttagtctcagatcacaccctggtgtgtttagaggtgttgccacatacggaaaaaaagaaatcatatagttggcactttaatgtatcccttttgcaaaatcctgaattccaacaaatgctaaaggctgaaatcaatctctatatggagaccaactggtcctcagtatcctctgtgggtgtggcttgggaggcacttaaggcagttcttagggttccggattatacagtatgcctcattcaccaaaaaatccaaagcacaagaacttccctcagtgaaatctgctggtggtgaaatatttacctcggccattgatattaataatgcttttaaagaattctatcttgatctctatagttccacgtcatcatctactgataaagatattagaaactttgtggaaccattagaaattcctaaactgaaaactgagcaaaagaattctcttgattctgagataaacttggaggagctttgcaaggtaattaaggccttgcctacaggcaaggctccagggccagacagctttgctgctgaattttttaaatcttatgctacaaaactggctccacttttacaataaattatacggaatcattaaagaatggaaagcttccgccaaccatgacacaagcccggatcagtctgattcttaaaaaggacaaagatccaaacgagtgtaagagttactgtccaatttccctgatccagctagatgctaaaatattgtaaaaaattttggttaaccgattaagttatgacatctcttatacaaatcgatcaggtggggtttattcggggctgtagctcttctgataacattaggcattcatcaatatcatgtggtcagtggcaaatgatcagactccggtcactgccatctcactggatgccgaaaaggtgtttgatatggtagaatgggattatatttttaagattttggaaatatacgggttcgggaatgcttttattggatggattaagttacttaacagacacccagtagcggtggtacaaatttttttattaatttcagattatttattctggatagaggcacccggcagggttgccctctttccacattattgttctgtcttgccctggaaccattagcagcctcaATAAGAAAGGAgcatgattttccaggggtggtggcgggaggtatagcgcataagcttttgctttatgcagattatattttattattcgtctccgaccttactagagctatgccttgcctccacagaattattaattccttttctaaattctcaggatacagagtgaattggtctaaatccgaagctttggctctgacagcatactgcccggtaacggatTTTCAGcctggcgccttccagtggcccaaacagggcattaagaatttgggcattttattcccagcaaatttgtgtgatttagttagagttcattttgaccctttaataaaaaggttttcgagcgatgtgggcatgtgggcttcattacatttatctatgattgggaaggttaatgttattaaaatgaattgttttccaaaattcaactacctgctacagtctctccctgtagatgtccccctctcttatttcaagcaatttgatagcatagcgaagtcctttatttggaatggtaaatgtcccagattacatttcaataagttgcataggccaactgacaaaggtgggctaggcctacccaagattttgttttattagacatttgctcattggtctcttccacctgagagagcccctccctggttttgtactgaacaggaagttcttgccccatttccccattgcgaaacctttctatcaaactaaccggagaagttaagttacaccctgttatctcgcatttgaaatcggtatggacagaagtgtccagagtgtttaatttggggccaatctgtaaacattaaaattctcactgtttcaaaagtataaccacaagatgtaaacgatatgcgtgttatcatgattttagtgtgataaagtcgcttaccttttctgtgtaaagttatatccaagtttacaactttgttgaTATGACGACTTAACGGCAtaaacctaaaatgactgtaataacattaaaacaactttacagctcaaataatacatgagttttaacagaattaatgcaagtgcttttaaaaatgtagaattcatttacattgtaagtgtctcactgtaactttgatttttgcttttttttaaagaaaaggaggtacgagTTGAAATCACAattgctgtcgaatgagcttaaagCGGTCATgacaacattttccttgatcttttaacatataagaggtcactgtactgtataaaataatttaagtttcagaactgaaaacttcctctttaatagaaaaagagcatttatttaaaccaagctgctgAAACACCTCATTTGTAATTTGTGTAACTtttgacgtcacaaggaccaaatacatctgcatatgactgccgaCATTGACTcatcatcattgcacccttggccctgcccactggcgctcagtcacactcacacaggtgaagaggggtgtcatgggagattcatctacacttttaaggggacttacacaggacaccttcatgtgcctgtttggatttaaatgtttttctacatcaTCTACATGCACCAGACGAACAACCTGAATGAATCTCGTGCTGCTTTCAAAAGATgcgatgtcaagttataactctaaaaacctccattctgtttcatctgcgctgtgtcttgctgttttgaaagTGTCCTGGACcattttgcacccatctgtgcaatGGTTAATTGctagtcttttgtaaacatgcactaaatggacgtctttgaccattttgatgcatttccggcgATGTGCGCCGCATTTTAGGAGCAGTACAagtgtctcattctgctgctaacattgactgggagaaacacatgcagtcctgtgtATAAACAAACATGGAAAATGGGAGATGTTGCACCTGTGAAgtccagcgtctctgctttggcctgctgAAGCACTCAAAATCATCATGGATTGTATTATGTTTGCGTATTCAGAAAATTTCAgggtggattgcttgtgaaccagtcacaatatgattcaagctttgcaaaggaattcTTATTaaaaggatggggcagttaaaacacttttGACCTGACCACAAATCCTTAAGTAAACTGTTTCATTCACGAATGTTTCAAATATCATGACTGTTGGATAATTTATGGCGCTGCTgttcttgagtgaacagtttgatacaaatGTGTAGGATGTACGTTATGTGTTGACcctaaaatgtagttttataaatgataatgtgaagcttgttcattttcttccgactgagtttcaaatatggctgtattagaggggctgcacaatgttagccaatcataacagtgggtgtttacactgaaatcttaaagggctggagagcttAAAACCGAGCTTTTCAGAAAGACGGGGTGGAAAACTATtacatattactaaattatgactgttttggtacaAAACAACTTTGCTAACATTTTAAGTGgatctcagggaagataattaaattatttaaaaaataaaaaagtatgtcatgacccctttaacttgtactgaacccggaatattcctttacgttTGTATGTGTTTTATATGAACAAGGCTAAAGACCTTTCTTTCTTGAGAGTGGTGTACAAAAAAGAAACTTACATGTGTCAGTGCTGGTTTCCTCTCAAACTTGGAATAGATAATGTGAATCACTGAAtaagataaaagaaaaaataattgtgttatACAAACCATACAACTGCTGCTGAACACATCCGGAAAGCAAAGCAGCAACAATACCTCAACAACATACACCAGGTGTACGTACACATGCTAAGAGAGGTAGGATTTCTGACAACCACACCTACAGATTCGTAAAGAAAATGGAACAgatgtattcattcaaacaaacacattcaaacatacACTGAAAGAAATTAACCATACAGTATGCAAAAGTTCAAAGCTACAATGTGGAGGTAATGTGTTTCAATTGGAAACAGTGGGACCAGTTCACTTGGATACACTTACGTAACACAAAGTAGTACTACAAAGCTTGCCTTTTGTGTTCAAATAACAAAGTAGTGTGTTATAACTTCCTACTAGAACAAGTACACTACTATTAAAAAGTCTGAACACATTTTACTGAATTtacgtttctcatgatcttaaaaaacattgtatgtattttaaagcATTATGCTAAAGtgctttaaattagttttgtagagaaATATAGGTTACATTTTGCCTAtctatacatttattttcaaaactaatctttttaatggatgagttggaacagagagtgaaacaaaaGCAGCAAACAAATTCTCCTTCAAAAaaatccttcaatactgttttaaaaatgtgtaactgttgtaaagaagctaaaatataagatagttttgatttgtttaacatttatttGGTCTCTGCATAATtcacatacttccatttgtgttattttatagttttgatgactttacactattattctaaactgccaaacatagtaataataaagaatgagtaggtgtgtccaaacttttgactggcagtTTAACACTGAATTGATTTGCAGAAATCTGAAACTACTTTAAACagataattgtttttctttttttgtctatGAAAATTAGAACTACTTATCAATACCAAGCTGCTTGAAACATTTATATAAACCAAATTAGATATAGTAGCCTCTTACATGAAGATTCAGAAAGTCTGAATAAATCTTTACAGTAAATTAGTTTGATAACATCCACCAAAACTGCTTAAGATTTTCCATTAACATTTTTCGTTTGTGCAACACCATAAGTGTGGACATGATTAACAGGGTAGTTCAACTAGCTGAACAAGAACACATTTTCCAAAGCACCACAGTAACCATGGAAACGAGACAAGGCAAAACATTATGTCTGCTTCTCTCTCCAGGCACTTACATTTACCACCAAAATTTTGTATTAAGATCCCTTTCACTGGGCAGTGTTTCGAGACAAAATATGATTGATTCAAGCAATAATATTCCCCCTTTTACAAACCAAATTAGACTTGTATGCATATTTGAAATGTTGACAATCTGTTGTTAGCGTAGATCAAACCAAATGTATGTCTAATTTGATACACTAAATGGACCCATTATCTTAATGCCTCACTTGAACTTTTCATTTGAGCTCTTAGCACAAGGCTGAAAGCCAGACCTTCCAAAGGGTAACAACACAAGACGACACCATTTTAATGATAACACACTGGTAGAAGAATACAATTTTGTGGTGACCCTCaagggaatgttctgggttcaatacaagttaagctattTTGACATGTCCCtcacttacataaaaaaataaataaaaataaaataaaatcatgattacAGTCACACCTCGTCTACACCAGACGCGAGTGGCGTGATGCGACAAAAGCAAATCCCTCCCATTATGATCAATGATGTGGTCTACACTGGTAGCATCTGTGACACCTTGTCGCGCCAGCATTAAACAGATGCCCCGTTCAATTTTGCACTGCATGCGCTGGTGTTACTCTTGCAtacaagacaaataaacagtttagaacatTCACTTTGATGCGTCCAGTATAGACAGCCTCAAGGCGTTGTGACGTGACGTCGCTCATATCCGGTGTAGACAggcaaggacggattaagaactgagaggcccatggctggtacaccatggaggcccccccCATGACATGACTACATTCACCTTTATGCGCTACAAGACACATGGcaaatttggttggatttttcaaatagatGGAAAAGTTTGGAGCATTGATTACACGGCcaattatatgtattttttcattATGAACCAATCCAAAATCATGCGTTAATATTAGGGAAGTGCATGGTAcctgtattcaaataccaaaatcgcTATTCAATTATTCTACACGtgtagaggtcttcaacccaatCTGAGCCCGATGGTACCCTACAAACCTTCAGGTTTTGggccagtttttcaagtaggctctAGGTGCtagttacgggctgttcacatgtgcatctgtgctgtttttctaaggtttttctatgtaaacacgcactggacggaCGTTGTGCCACATCTTACTTTTTCAGCATACTGCGCAGGACTGTCACATTATTTTTAGACTctgtgttaagttaaaaataacttcaatatttataaatgcacctcgagacacctgcgttctgtttcaccAATTGTTTGTgttgcatcaagctttttcagcgctggtgtcacaaatcgacattctgatgaagttcaggttgcaaagagggcttaatgtgactgttacacatgattccagattaaTTTTTCACCTCgtaaagtttcagcacttgataaatggtgagccaatgtttttttccctcttttgctctggtgtgcagacaataattacacaagttaaatgctgaatcatttaaaaatcaaagcatcccgaatAGGTTTATAAACTGTAGCGtttgctgcctcatggaaagtgaacctgcccagGCAGAATTATGTATTTTCCATTGATTAAAAATAGGCTTATTTTGATTATGCGGCTTAtgtgagattatttttgttcgactttaatgtgattttataatttgaagatctatgtattgtgatAGTGTGCTATTTACGTTCACAGCTCATTGTGCACTTTACTTCCTGTTAATCTGAGTTTGTGTTTGacgcaaaaaaaatttttattcccaaatcccgacaaataacagaataaccgttcgtgaactttcacggttaaccaaatattac comes from the Myxocyprinus asiaticus isolate MX2 ecotype Aquarium Trade chromosome 15, UBuf_Myxa_2, whole genome shotgun sequence genome and includes:
- the LOC127453170 gene encoding protein rapunzel-like — its product is MAEQLQKLVAQKKDVVETVMEVFEQGAEVVASIAGDLFPVFSIAAPIVKLALDNVESKEAVYMKEQFQKVRDHLEVVSEEIQQITEEIKKSGVDATYFSVEENMTNQFRKFMDVLNAKPKFREVRKNEFLKHFARADGDKNLHVLYNAVTGYNFSGESVLEIILNYEQKSRRVLEDFCARLKKLFCIGLIAFLGYTTLKGDDDEKVLQEWSENMKVVQAKMNVVIEDCINSFPTQAELDSKRIVRDHSDKSNQQLADMIVEHLKKKYDWVCWSVRVFNSPTGLFTNKKDFQGLVGKSRFQVQASDEKLNVVISYSSSPEPIDKTRIQNLISEQKNPKVIAVAEQLFETIPLCVVHTVKTLCKDMGFSCSFSDELHYFEEFKNFYVFLHAA